A window of the Branchiostoma floridae strain S238N-H82 chromosome 12, Bfl_VNyyK, whole genome shotgun sequence genome harbors these coding sequences:
- the LOC118428132 gene encoding deoxyribodipyrimidine photo-lyase-like, translating to MRVELLIFGLSTKSILQPSNFLYRAASSSFIFSRKNNFVHPKTSITGSSRNMSEGGAWTPSWYKDSWGGNRGGGHNQRGSHSRGGGRNQRGGRKPNQRTHQPTGGPPKMTKIESGSKILSFGAGSKDFLEQLADQRRSVCSSVMEFNFNERRCRKLSVNREFKPDCGGVVYWMSRDQRVQDNWAMLYAQQLAMKHKVPLYVCFCLVPKFLDANIRHYGFMLKGLEEVERELTSLDISFHLLTGYAVDVLPQFVTEMNIGGVVTDFSPLRTPLKWVRDVTAKLPRDVSFVQVDAHNIVPCWETSDKQEHRAYIIRGKIMDKLPTYLTEFPPVCKHPHPSPSKPQPVDWVSTKASLEVDRTVPEVTWAMPGSVGGLRQLELFCKERLEVYSADRNKPDHKAQSDLSPWYHFGHVSVQRSILTVQQFQTEHSQSVEKYIDEAVIWREMAENSAFYNPDRYDSLLGAPDWAQKTLRDHAGDKRQYIYSREQLEQARTHDDLWNAAQIQMVREGKMHGFLRMYWAKMILEWTPSPEVALKEAIYLNDKYNLDGRDPNGYAGCLWAIGGLHDRDFQERPIYGKIRFMTYYASKRKFDVPGFVKRYGAKAY from the exons ATGCGAGTAGAACTCCTCATCTTTGGTTTGTCAACGAAGTCGATCTTGCAGCCCAGCAACTTCCTATACAGAGCTGCTTCGTCGAGTTTCATTTTCTCCAGGAAAAACAATTTTGTTCACCCCAAGACGTCCATCACTGGGTCTTCAAGAAACATGTCAGAAGGCGGAGCCTGGACGCCATCCTG GTACAAGGACAGTTGGGGAGGTAATCGAGGTGGTGGGCACAATCAGCGAGGTTCCCACAGCAGAGGCGGAGGACGTAACCAACGAGGTGGGCGCAAACCAAACCAGCGCACCCACCAACCCACGGGCGGACCTCCCAAGATGACGAAAATAGAATCAGGCAGTAAAATTCTGAGTTTCGGAGCAGGGAGTAAAGATTTCTTGGAACAGTTAGCAGACCAGAGGAGGAGCGTTTGTTCCTCGGTTATGGAATTCAACTTCAATGAGAGAAGATGCAGGAAGCTGTCCGTGAACCGGGAGTTTAAACCTGACTGTGGTGGAGTTGTATACTGGATGTCCCGGGACCAGAGAGTACAAG atAACTGGGCCATGCTGTATGCCCAACAGTTGGCCATGAAACACAAGGTCCCCCTGTACGTGTGCTTCTGTCTGGTGCCAAAGTTCCTGGATGCAAACATCCGACATTACGGGTTCATGCTCAAGGGGCTGGAGGAGGTggaaagg GAGCTGACAAGTTTGGACATCAGTTTCCATCTCCTGACTGGCTATGCTGTGGACGTCCTTCCTCAGTTTGTTACAGAGATGAACATCGGAGGGGTGGTAACAGACTTCTCACCTCTCAGGACACCCCTGAAATGGGTTCGCGACGTGACCGCTAAACTACCCAGGGATGTCTCTTTTGTCCAG GTTGATGCTCACAACATCGTACCGTGCTGGGAGACCTCCGACAAGCAGGAGCACAGAGCGTACATCATCCGCGGGAAAATCATGGACAAACTGCCGACCTACCTCACCGAGTTTCCTCCTGTGTGCAAGCACCCCCATCCTTCTCCATCAAAACCTCAG CCAGTAGACTGGGTTTCCACCAAGGCCAGCCTGGAGGTGGACAGGACCGTTCCCGAGGTAACCTGGGCCATGCCCGGCTCCGTGGGGGGTCTGCGTCAGCTGGAGCTGTTCTGTAAGGAGAGACTGGAGGTGTACTCTGCAGACAGGAACAAACCAGACCACAAGGCACAGAGCGACCTGTCTCCATGGTACCATTTTG GCCATGTATCAGTACAGAGATCTATCCTGACTGTACAACAGTTCCAGACTGAGCACAGTCAGTCAGTGGAGAAGTACATCGATGAAGCCGTCATCTGGAGAGAGATGGCAGAAAACTCTGCCTTCTACAACCCTGACAGATATGATTCACTTCTAG GTGCACCTGACTGGGCCCAGAAGACCTTACGTGATCACGCAGGTGACAAGAGGCAGTACATCTACAGCCGCGAGCAGCTGGAACAGGCCAGGACACACGACGACCTCTGGAACGCTGCTCAG ATCCAGATGGTCCGAGAAGGAAAGATGCACGGGTTCCTGCGGATGTACTGGGCTAAGATGATTCTGGAGTGGACACCCTCTCCTGAAGTTGCTCTAAAGGAAGCCATCTACCTCAATGACAAGTATAACCTGGATGGAAGGGACCCAAATGGATATGCCG GTTGCTTGTGGGCCATAGGCGGGCTCCATGATCGCGACTTTCAAGAGCGCCCCATCTATGGAAAAATCCGCTTCATGACGTACTACGCATCCAAGCGCAAGTTTGACGTACCTGGCTTTGTGAAGAGATATGGAGCTAAGGCTTACTAA
- the LOC118427746 gene encoding cytosolic 5'-nucleotidase 1A-like, producing the protein MVERENEVLGKGPAFEFVESALAVNDRIRKLDPKDNELFDIVIVSRNHAQAAVRLINSINHYGLCLERITLAGGADPTTYLGAWKADLFLSPDEDDVRSAIKAGFPAAVVYKYNGEDLPNDQLRIVFDGDAVLFSDEAERVYQQRGFPAFVENERQKAGMPLDEGPLRKFASRIAAIQEKFHTKEVPCPIRTYILTARSGASAGKRAILTLREWGLKIDECTFNAGASKAAMLKAIKPHLFFDDSPSHIDAALEENIPAARVLYGIKDEKVEAKPAEKGKKRGRERLVESDGAKGTLKEHFPVKKTKS; encoded by the exons ATGGTGGAGAGGGAGAATGAAGTCCTGGGAAAAGGACCAGCTTTCGAGTTTGTGGAG TCAGCTCTGGCTGTCAACGATCGTATCCGGAAGCTTGACCCGAAGGACAACGAACTGTTTGACATCGTGATCGTCAGCCGTAATCACGCACAGGCAGCGGTCAGACTTATCAACTCCATCAACCACTATG GTCTGTGTTTGGAGAGAATCACCCTAGCGGGAGGGGCTGACCCAACCACATACCTGGGTGCGTGGAAGGCAGACCTGTTCCTGTCACCTGATGAAGACGATGTTAGGAGCGCCATTAAAGCAG GGTTCCCAGCAGCAGTGGTTTACAAGTATAACGGTGAGGACCTGCCCAACGACCAACTCCGGATCGTGTTTGACGGAGACGCAGTTCTGTTCTCGGACGAGGCGGAGCGAGTGTACCAGCAGCGAGGGTTTCCGGCCTTCGTGGAAAACGAGAGGCAGAAGGCTGGGATGCCATTGGACGAG GGCCCACTGAGAAAGTTTGCCAGCAGAATTGCAGCCATACAGGAGAAGTTTCACACGAAAGAAGTTCCGTGTCCGATCCGCACGTACATCCTGACGGCCAGGTCGGGCGCCAGCGCGGGAAAACGTGCAATCCTCACGCTCCGCGAATGGGGCCTGAAAATCGACGAGTGCACGTTCAATGCTGGAGCCAGCAAGGCGGCAATGTTGAAAGCGATCAAGCCACACCTGTTCTTCGATGACTCGCCGTCGCACATTGATGCAGCTTTAGAAGAGAACATCCCTGCTGCGAGGGTGCTCTACGGCATCAAGGATGAAAAAGTTGAAGCCAAGCCAGCCGAGAAGGGCAAGAAGCGGGGCAGGGAGAGGTTGGTTGAGAGCGACGGAGCAAAGGGAACTTTAAAGGAGCATTTTCCTGTTAAGAAGACCAAGTCTTAG